One part of the Terriglobales bacterium genome encodes these proteins:
- a CDS encoding sialidase family protein — protein MHRALLLPDGRLIALSIARENGQQTMQARYSFDNGEHWSEPENLFLWPKEAGGFGLFEALVDKDGEIHIWSLCDGNSGILYRNPKGKAVRPGMVLDIWHVRSNNRRNAWTQPKAIWTGHGSDLLSAIQLHNGRLVLPYSFNNGERWESPTSGFHAFSYSGPYRVSVLYSDDNGDSWHQSPDVLSVQTPDLSTYGADEPVVIQLKNGRVWMLIRTQRGRFYESFSDDGSRWSTAEPTQLYSSDSPAGLLRLKDGSILLISNACLRYPYAYGARNVLHGAISSDEGETWRGFRELVRDPARDDPPDRKGDYGISYSFPTLTKDGKVLFSNWVESGRSRTFRLFDPSWLLETKQSTDFSNGIDEWSVFGSKGVSLAPDPSKSSSKALAIRKLDAQWPAAAVWNFPVGAKGRLHLEIMLRDGFGGALIGLTDHFSVPWDLEDRIYNAISLPINSDGNILSDAKLAAGRWHSLLLEWDAGKGHCRISVDGKPAGVLGMNRRVRGINYLRIRSVANRPDSGLLIRSVSADVTDSWSVNSAAAVLSGQSNHATRVEK, from the coding sequence ATGCACAGGGCCTTGCTGCTGCCCGATGGCCGCCTAATCGCCCTCTCGATTGCACGGGAGAATGGTCAGCAGACGATGCAGGCCCGCTACTCTTTCGACAACGGAGAACACTGGTCAGAGCCAGAAAATCTCTTTTTATGGCCAAAGGAGGCAGGGGGCTTTGGGTTGTTCGAAGCTCTCGTGGACAAAGATGGTGAGATTCACATCTGGTCATTGTGCGACGGCAATTCCGGCATTCTCTATCGCAATCCGAAAGGCAAAGCTGTCCGGCCTGGGATGGTTCTCGACATCTGGCACGTGCGTTCAAACAACCGGCGAAATGCTTGGACGCAACCTAAAGCAATTTGGACTGGCCATGGGAGCGATCTGCTTTCGGCCATCCAATTGCACAACGGGCGTTTAGTTCTTCCGTATTCTTTCAATAACGGTGAACGCTGGGAAAGCCCAACATCTGGGTTTCACGCTTTTTCTTACTCTGGCCCTTATCGCGTCTCGGTCTTGTATTCCGATGACAACGGCGATAGCTGGCACCAATCCCCCGACGTTTTGAGCGTCCAAACACCGGACCTGAGTACATACGGGGCTGACGAACCCGTCGTAATACAACTCAAGAATGGTAGGGTTTGGATGTTGATTCGAACCCAGCGTGGTCGTTTCTACGAATCGTTCTCAGACGACGGTTCGCGCTGGAGTACCGCCGAACCAACGCAACTTTATTCTTCCGATTCTCCCGCTGGCTTGCTGCGCCTTAAGGACGGATCGATACTGCTAATTTCGAATGCTTGCCTGCGATATCCGTATGCCTATGGTGCCCGAAACGTGCTGCACGGAGCTATCTCCAGCGACGAAGGCGAAACATGGCGAGGCTTTCGGGAACTCGTGAGAGACCCTGCGAGAGATGATCCTCCCGATCGCAAAGGCGATTACGGCATCTCTTACTCGTTCCCGACCCTAACCAAGGATGGCAAGGTGCTGTTTTCCAATTGGGTTGAGAGCGGGAGAAGTCGCACGTTCCGGCTCTTCGATCCTTCCTGGTTGCTGGAAACGAAGCAATCGACCGATTTCTCTAACGGAATCGACGAATGGTCGGTTTTCGGCAGCAAAGGTGTGAGCCTGGCACCGGATCCGAGCAAGAGCTCGTCAAAGGCCCTGGCCATTCGGAAGCTAGATGCGCAGTGGCCTGCGGCCGCAGTATGGAATTTCCCAGTTGGCGCAAAAGGTCGACTGCACTTGGAAATAATGCTTCGCGATGGCTTTGGTGGAGCACTTATCGGCCTTACTGATCACTTTTCTGTTCCATGGGATCTCGAAGACAGAATCTATAACGCGATCAGCCTTCCTATTAATTCAGACGGAAACATTCTTTCAGACGCAAAGCTGGCCGCTGGCCGATGGCATTCGCTGCTACTCGAATGGGATGCTGGCAAGGGACATTGTCGTATTTCTGTGGACGGCAAGCCGGCAGGCGTGCTCGGGATGAATCGACGGGTACGAGGCATCAATTATTTACGGATTCGATCCGTTGCAAATCGCCCGGATTCAGGATTGTTGATACGTTCCGTAAGTGCTGACGTAACGGATTCGTGGAGCGTGAATTCCGCCGCGGCGGTTCTAAGCGGTCAATCTAATCACGCGACGAGGGTTGAAAAATGA
- a CDS encoding VCBS repeat-containing protein, which translates to MRNGFRFALSIVRSPALRSLAVQCFAWMILWSGTGWASGSEVRKEPEWVGKGKYRILVRVDPIDLGSRKSDEMPTRIHISSETILASAGHAGRLDVRSIEVGRYDPVMGRPLPYGKWVYAHADWEVPFRWYDDSIPEDFPEADNINPATGELKFTPQRGWGYFYETLGEWKSGNLAWIHTQQRNSPSYYAIYFDLLPPGTEPNATPRTGYLGDGMERIAEIGESTHGLILSRVEVADWNGDGLPDILVGAQRGGIVWYPNRGTAQDPKFPYSQLLFTVDGKPLDAGFSATPLVVDWDGDEIEDLVCGAEWNRLIWYKNVGTNKDRRLVYKGLIYADDGKPFELPHKPVPEGEGIYLRDYHPVVASADLTGDGKPDIIAGGYVTGRIYLFENRGRDRNGLPILHFVGPLAAEGIPIDVGWSAAPTVADLNGDGLLDIVSGDMPMTEGGGDSGSSEDFLYYFENVGTRSSPAFKKRRFPVQGTFPVGAIAAPRTADLNGDGLLDLVVVANTNLSIYFNVGSNKSPLWKYEPPLPGAWKTAPLLAWSSQAIDWNQDGHFDLVDGFSVRLNEGKGNPQLFGEPKSILGKGEEIFHKSPYGDQWTFTHVADVDADGKQDVLYGVHEGNVFLHRNLSDAKGTRFDVKGVLLKTENGEPIQVGPEPGRKWDFDVLQGARTTLAAADFDRDGKLDLVVGDTYGKVRYFRNKTGGPEPRFEDALLIADAGSRLVPSVVDWNLDGWPDVIIGTGQASVVLNSGSPGGNRFLAAKSLDLSYLPFQVSILPVDWNEDGDIDLVARASYGYTCWFDRTFLLKGYAAATVQKVEAR; encoded by the coding sequence ATGCGGAACGGGTTCCGCTTCGCCTTATCGATAGTTCGATCACCAGCACTGAGATCGCTGGCGGTGCAATGCTTTGCCTGGATGATCCTGTGGAGCGGAACTGGCTGGGCGAGCGGATCGGAAGTTCGAAAAGAGCCAGAATGGGTCGGCAAAGGGAAGTACCGCATCCTCGTCCGTGTCGATCCAATCGATTTGGGGTCCCGGAAATCGGATGAGATGCCTACGCGCATTCACATCAGTTCCGAGACAATTCTAGCCAGCGCAGGGCACGCCGGCAGGCTCGACGTTCGCTCGATCGAAGTGGGGCGGTACGATCCTGTTATGGGCCGTCCACTCCCGTACGGCAAATGGGTATATGCACATGCCGATTGGGAAGTTCCTTTTCGCTGGTACGACGACTCGATTCCGGAGGATTTCCCCGAAGCTGACAACATCAACCCGGCTACCGGCGAACTAAAGTTCACACCGCAGCGCGGCTGGGGATACTTCTATGAAACACTCGGCGAGTGGAAGAGTGGCAATCTCGCCTGGATTCACACTCAACAGAGAAATAGTCCCTCTTACTATGCAATTTATTTTGATCTGCTTCCGCCGGGGACTGAACCGAATGCAACGCCCCGAACTGGATACCTCGGCGATGGCATGGAGCGGATTGCCGAGATCGGGGAAAGCACCCACGGACTAATCCTGAGCCGGGTTGAAGTCGCTGATTGGAATGGCGATGGCCTTCCGGATATCCTGGTCGGCGCGCAACGTGGCGGCATTGTGTGGTATCCGAATCGCGGCACCGCGCAGGATCCGAAATTCCCCTATTCCCAGCTTCTCTTTACCGTCGATGGTAAACCGCTGGATGCGGGATTCAGTGCAACTCCGCTGGTCGTGGATTGGGACGGAGATGAAATAGAAGACCTTGTCTGCGGAGCCGAATGGAACCGCCTGATCTGGTACAAAAACGTCGGCACCAACAAGGACCGCCGTCTCGTTTACAAGGGTCTCATCTATGCCGATGATGGTAAGCCCTTCGAACTGCCACACAAGCCCGTACCGGAAGGCGAGGGCATCTATTTGCGTGATTATCACCCGGTAGTTGCATCAGCCGACCTCACCGGGGATGGCAAGCCGGACATCATCGCGGGTGGATATGTTACCGGTCGTATTTACCTGTTCGAAAACCGGGGACGTGACAGAAACGGACTGCCCATACTGCACTTCGTGGGTCCGCTCGCAGCCGAAGGAATTCCTATCGATGTGGGTTGGTCGGCAGCTCCAACGGTTGCTGACCTCAACGGGGACGGACTCCTGGATATCGTCTCCGGCGATATGCCTATGACCGAAGGCGGAGGCGATTCGGGGAGCAGCGAGGACTTTCTCTACTACTTTGAGAACGTGGGCACCCGTAGCTCGCCGGCGTTCAAGAAGCGCAGATTCCCGGTGCAGGGAACCTTTCCCGTAGGTGCGATCGCGGCGCCTCGCACCGCGGACCTTAACGGTGATGGCCTTTTGGATTTGGTTGTAGTCGCCAACACCAATCTGTCTATTTACTTCAATGTTGGCAGCAACAAGTCGCCCCTTTGGAAATATGAGCCTCCACTACCCGGAGCCTGGAAAACGGCACCCTTGCTCGCGTGGAGCTCCCAGGCGATTGATTGGAATCAAGACGGACATTTTGATCTGGTCGATGGTTTTTCGGTTCGCCTTAACGAAGGTAAAGGGAATCCGCAATTGTTTGGCGAGCCGAAGAGCATTCTCGGAAAGGGAGAAGAGATCTTCCACAAATCGCCGTATGGAGATCAGTGGACGTTTACGCACGTTGCTGATGTCGATGCCGATGGCAAGCAGGACGTCCTCTACGGGGTTCATGAAGGAAACGTATTCCTGCATAGAAATCTTAGCGACGCTAAGGGCACTCGCTTCGATGTGAAAGGCGTCTTGTTGAAAACCGAAAACGGTGAGCCCATTCAGGTGGGTCCCGAGCCCGGACGTAAGTGGGATTTTGATGTTCTGCAGGGAGCCCGCACCACTTTGGCTGCTGCGGACTTCGACCGCGACGGAAAGTTGGACCTGGTCGTCGGCGACACGTACGGAAAGGTCCGATATTTCCGAAACAAAACTGGCGGGCCTGAACCTCGATTTGAAGATGCTCTGCTCATTGCCGACGCCGGCAGTCGATTAGTGCCGAGCGTCGTTGATTGGAATCTAGATGGCTGGCCTGACGTCATCATTGGGACGGGCCAAGCATCGGTTGTTTTAAACAGTGGGTCCCCCGGCGGGAACCGCTTCCTGGCAGCTAAATCGTTGGACCTTTCGTACCTTCCCTTCCAGGTCTCGATCCTGCCGGTGGACTGGAACGAAGACGGAGATATTGATCTCGTCGCACGCGCTTCGTACGGCTATACCTGCTGGTTTGACCGGACGTTCCTGCTCAAAGGATACGCGGCAGCGACGGTCCAAAAAGTAGAAGCACGCTAG